A region from the Acyrthosiphon pisum isolate AL4f chromosome A1, pea_aphid_22Mar2018_4r6ur, whole genome shotgun sequence genome encodes:
- the LOC100572043 gene encoding uncharacterized protein LOC100572043 has translation MWPFNFIMITLLAVTEIKEEKNDDDVDVELIEDNIKIPEEVKSSKSPEATKPQLTQNVRKPQFLSNIHSSLGLIQNKSPKNQSLNVRYRPYSILQTSKKMVKIPPQKSMEIRSNITHNGQSPIQQRRVYAGFKQRIQVKKDLMTPEIKINTAQLSQSSNTNDS, from the exons ATGTGGCCTTTTAACTTTATAATGATTACACTTTTAGCTGTTACTGAaattaaagaagaaaaaaatgatgatgACGTTGATGTAGAATTAATCgaagataatatcaaaattccTGAGGAAGTGAAAAGCTCTAAAAGTCCTGAAGCTACTAAACCACAATTGACGCAAAATGTTCGGAAACCACAATTTCTGTCAAATATTCACTCAa gtttaggtttaattcaaaataaatctcCAAAAAATCAATCTTTGAATGTACGGTACCGCCCTTATAGTATTCTACAAACCTCCaagaaaatggtaaaaatacCACCACAAAAGTCTATGGAAATTCGAAGTAACATAACACACAATGGACAGTCTCCAATACAGCAACGAAGAGTTTATGCAGGATTCAAACAACGTATACAGGTCAAAAAAGATTTGATGACTcctgaaattaaaatcaatactgCACAATTGTCGCAAAGTAGTAATACAAATGATTCTTAA